A stretch of the Solanum dulcamara chromosome 6, daSolDulc1.2, whole genome shotgun sequence genome encodes the following:
- the LOC129892208 gene encoding uncharacterized protein LOC129892208 encodes MSKLFGIALVLFLVLNSGEAQNAPSQSPISSPSKSPAVKSQAPARSPVSSPTAPKVSPSTSPVQSPKAASPGTSISPALSPSTSRSAPVPSVATPPPVSTPVITPASSPAAAEVPASTVTPSASPSIPSSSASPAESVNGPTSAPASLSPGTSQAPVADDVSAAISVFEVPMVLSGLAIWATLSI; translated from the coding sequence atgtctaaattatttggCATTGCTCTCGTACTTTTTCTCGTTTTAAATTCCGGTGAAGCACAAAATGCACCTTCTCAATCCCCAATTTCTTCTCCTTCTAAATCACCGGCGGTAAAATCTCAAGCTCCGGCGAGATCTCCGGTATCTTCGCCCACGGCTCCTAAAGTCAGTCCGTCTACTTCGCCGGTACAGTCTCCGAAAGCAGCTTCTCCGGGGACCAGCATTTCACCCGCACTCAGTCCATCAACCAGTAGATCTGCTCCAGTGCCATCTGTGGCAACTCCTCCGCCGGTATCAACTCCGGTGATCACTCCGGCGTCTTCCCCGGCGGCAGCGGAGGTTCCGGCCAGCACTGTGACACCATCGGCATCCCCAAGCATTCCTTCAAGTTCAGCAAGTCCGGCAGAGTCTGTTAACGGACCAACTTCGGCGCCGGCGAGTTTATCGCCGGGGACTTCACAAGCACCAGTTGCTGATGATGTTTCTGCTGCAATTTCAGTATTTGAGGTGCCGATGGTTCTAAGTGGGCTTGCTATTTGGGCCACACTTTCAATTTGA